In Candidatus Bathyarchaeota archaeon, a single window of DNA contains:
- a CDS encoding glycosyltransferase — MAENKSIEQYADIIGQDSVNGIVELAERLKGTSIIHINSTKIGGGVAEILQNLIPLASSIGLDMRWQVIKGAPEFFEVTKSFHNALQGMDLPLTEPMKDIYFRYNREFADTTDLGSDLLVVHDPQPAPIIEMLKDNKQILWRCHIDLTNANLVYWNFIKQIITKYDALIFSLDKYVHKDVSKKRIYLVPPSIDPLSDKNKSLPPETIHKTLQKFDIDPEKPIISQISRFDYWKDPLGVIESYKLVKMKVPDTQLILIGNMAYDDPEGQEWFEKTSRKAEEVEDVHMLLNLDDLEVNSFQRASDVVIQKSIREGFGLTVTEALWKGTPVVGTKVGGIPLQVIDGITGFLVSDIREAADRIVQLLKKRDLANVLGLQGREYVKKNFLITRHLKDYMEIQSEMIKSKF; from the coding sequence TTGGCTGAAAATAAATCAATAGAGCAATACGCCGATATTATAGGACAAGACTCAGTAAATGGGATCGTAGAATTAGCTGAGCGTTTAAAGGGAACATCTATAATTCACATCAATTCTACAAAGATTGGTGGTGGAGTTGCAGAGATTTTACAGAATTTAATTCCTTTAGCCAGCTCTATTGGATTGGATATGAGGTGGCAAGTTATTAAAGGGGCCCCTGAATTTTTTGAGGTAACAAAAAGTTTTCACAATGCTCTTCAGGGGATGGATTTACCATTAACCGAACCTATGAAGGATATATACTTTAGATACAACAGGGAATTCGCCGATACAACAGACTTGGGCTCGGATTTGCTAGTCGTCCACGACCCACAACCAGCACCGATAATAGAGATGTTAAAAGATAATAAACAAATCCTTTGGCGGTGTCATATCGATCTAACTAATGCAAATTTAGTTTACTGGAATTTTATCAAACAAATCATCACTAAATATGACGCACTTATTTTTTCATTAGATAAATATGTCCACAAAGACGTCAGTAAAAAAAGAATATATTTGGTACCCCCATCCATTGATCCACTTTCAGATAAGAACAAATCCTTGCCCCCGGAGACTATTCATAAAACACTTCAGAAATTTGATATAGACCCTGAAAAACCAATAATTTCTCAAATATCACGATTTGATTATTGGAAGGATCCTCTAGGCGTAATTGAATCCTATAAATTAGTAAAAATGAAGGTACCTGATACTCAACTCATTTTAATTGGCAACATGGCTTATGATGATCCAGAAGGTCAGGAATGGTTTGAAAAAACATCAAGAAAAGCTGAGGAAGTCGAAGATGTGCACATGCTATTAAACCTTGACGATTTAGAAGTTAATTCCTTTCAAAGAGCTTCTGATGTTGTGATTCAGAAATCTATCAGAGAAGGTTTTGGCTTAACGGTTACTGAGGCTCTCTGGAAAGGAACTCCAGTCGTAGGCACAAAAGTAGGTGGAATACCTCTTCAAGTGATAGATGGCATAACGGGCTTTCTGGTTAGTGATATTAGAGAAGCGGCGGATAGAATTGTTCAACTCTTAAAGAAACGTGATCTTGCAAATGTCCTAGGATTACAAGGAAGAGAATATGTAAAAAAGAATTTTCTAATTACTAGACATCTGAAAGATTATATGGAAATTCAATCAGAAATGATTAAATCCAAATTTTAG
- the alaXM gene encoding alanyl-tRNA editing protein AlaXM has protein sequence MSKALYLQDSYLKEYDATILSVKDDKYVVLDQTIFHPKGGGQPWDTGKIISGSENYNVVYVGKFSGDISHEVDRPGLKAGDKVHCELDWERRYKLMRSHTAAHTLATILMNETGALITGNQLEVDKIRFDFSIEKFDREALGNYIHKANELFKQDIPVSWYELPREEAMKIPGVVKLAKALPPNVSSLRIVEIEGFDKQADAGTHVKNLKEIGVIEMIKAENKGKNNRRIYFKLVD, from the coding sequence ATGTCTAAAGCACTTTATTTACAGGATAGTTACCTCAAAGAATACGATGCAACAATTCTTTCTGTTAAGGATGATAAATACGTAGTATTAGATCAGACTATCTTTCATCCAAAAGGTGGAGGTCAACCTTGGGATACTGGCAAGATAATTAGTGGAAGCGAAAACTATAACGTAGTTTATGTTGGGAAATTCAGTGGGGATATTTCACATGAAGTAGATCGACCTGGATTAAAAGCAGGAGATAAAGTTCATTGTGAATTAGATTGGGAGCGCAGATATAAGCTAATGCGTAGTCATACGGCTGCTCATACTTTAGCAACCATATTAATGAATGAAACAGGAGCATTGATAACTGGCAACCAGTTGGAAGTTGATAAAATCAGGTTTGATTTTAGCATTGAAAAATTCGATCGTGAAGCTTTAGGAAATTATATTCATAAAGCCAATGAACTCTTTAAACAGGATATCCCAGTTAGCTGGTATGAATTGCCTAGAGAAGAGGCAATGAAAATACCCGGAGTTGTTAAACTAGCAAAGGCTTTGCCACCTAATGTTTCCTCTTTAAGGATAGTGGAGATCGAAGGATTTGATAAGCAAGCTGATGCAGGCACTCATGTCAAGAATTTAAAGGAAATAGGCGTTATAGAGATGATAAAGGCAGAGAATAAAGGCAAGAATAATCGCAGAATTTATTTTAAACTAGTTGATTAG
- a CDS encoding bifunctional alpha,alpha-trehalose-phosphate synthase (UDP-forming)/trehalose-phosphatase, which produces MSRLLTISNRLPFNIVRKKDTIRFQKSIGGLATGLGSFYKSNQSFWIGWPGIALEEINQKELEKIKKGLASKNCYPVFLSRNDISNYYQGFCNKTIWPLFSYFPQYTIYEEKFWKSYKDVNEAFCDAVIQVLKKDDIIWVHDYQLMLLPRLLREKLPDATIGFFLHIPFPSSELFRLLPWREEIIEGLLGADLIGFHTYDYVRHFLNSLRFISGYDSTFGQINIGNRIIKADIFPMGIEYNRFASATKNPKVQKEIRKFKRKLGDRKIILSMDRLDYTKGLSQRLKSFDYFLAENPEFIEKATLILVASPSRMDVDQYKLMKKEIDEIVGRINGKYGTMGWVPIWYINRYLDGDSVSALYSIADVALVTPLRDGMNLISKEFIATKTNGLGVLILSGMAGAAKELGEAIIVNPNNIESIASALVDALKMSKSEQIARNRTMQKRLRRYNIERWAKDFIEGLKSIKKTQRELTSKRLTSNSMKQIVDDYKRSKDRLFLLDYDGTLVSFTSKPTKIKPDRELSGLLKGLISESNNEVIIVSGRDKNSLGKGFKKLDVNLIAEHGVWIKCKKSSWEIIEPLRDDWKEEIHPLLELYVDRTPGSLIEEKDYSLVWHYRKADPELASVRARELRDDLLHLTSNLDVGVLEGSKVIEVKNLNANKGQAAARFISKKKWDFILAIGDDQTDEDVFAALPDTAYSIKVRLGPSQAKYTIESPEDVRHLLKELIS; this is translated from the coding sequence ATGTCTCGTTTGCTGACGATTTCAAATAGATTACCATTCAATATTGTAAGAAAAAAAGATACAATAAGATTTCAAAAAAGCATAGGTGGATTAGCAACTGGCTTAGGTTCATTTTATAAATCAAATCAGAGCTTCTGGATAGGATGGCCAGGAATAGCATTAGAAGAGATAAATCAGAAAGAACTTGAAAAGATTAAGAAAGGGTTGGCCTCTAAGAATTGTTATCCTGTTTTCCTATCTCGAAATGATATTTCGAATTATTATCAAGGCTTTTGTAACAAGACCATATGGCCTTTGTTTTCATATTTTCCTCAATATACAATTTATGAAGAAAAATTTTGGAAATCTTACAAGGATGTAAATGAAGCTTTTTGTGATGCGGTAATTCAAGTTCTAAAAAAGGACGATATAATCTGGGTCCATGATTATCAATTGATGTTACTGCCAAGATTGTTGAGAGAGAAGCTTCCCGATGCTACAATTGGATTTTTTCTTCACATTCCCTTTCCATCATCTGAATTATTCCGTCTACTGCCATGGCGCGAGGAAATAATTGAAGGTCTTTTAGGAGCAGATCTTATTGGATTTCATACCTACGATTATGTAAGACATTTTCTGAATAGTCTACGTTTTATTTCGGGTTATGATTCAACTTTTGGTCAGATAAACATTGGAAATAGAATAATAAAAGCAGATATCTTTCCAATGGGGATAGAATACAACCGATTTGCGAGTGCTACTAAGAATCCCAAAGTGCAAAAGGAGATTAGAAAATTCAAAAGAAAACTTGGTGATCGTAAAATAATTCTTTCGATGGATAGGTTAGATTATACAAAAGGCCTATCACAAAGATTAAAATCATTTGATTATTTCTTAGCAGAGAATCCTGAGTTTATAGAGAAGGCAACTCTAATTCTTGTTGCTTCTCCTTCAAGAATGGATGTAGATCAATATAAGCTGATGAAAAAAGAGATAGACGAGATCGTTGGAAGAATTAATGGAAAATACGGCACTATGGGATGGGTGCCAATTTGGTATATTAATCGATATTTAGATGGTGATTCTGTCTCTGCTCTGTATAGTATTGCAGATGTCGCTCTTGTAACTCCACTAAGAGATGGAATGAACCTAATATCGAAGGAATTCATAGCCACAAAAACAAATGGTCTAGGAGTTTTAATATTAAGTGGAATGGCAGGAGCTGCAAAAGAACTAGGAGAAGCAATTATAGTAAATCCAAACAATATTGAATCTATTGCTTCAGCACTTGTAGACGCGTTAAAGATGTCAAAAAGCGAGCAAATTGCACGAAATAGAACGATGCAAAAAAGACTTCGACGTTATAATATTGAACGATGGGCAAAGGATTTCATTGAAGGTCTTAAGTCTATCAAGAAGACTCAAAGAGAATTAACCTCAAAGAGACTTACTTCCAACAGTATGAAGCAAATAGTAGATGATTATAAAAGAAGCAAAGATAGACTGTTTTTGTTAGATTACGATGGTACCTTAGTCTCGTTTACAAGTAAACCGACCAAAATTAAACCAGATAGAGAATTATCAGGATTGCTTAAGGGACTCATTAGTGAGTCGAATAATGAAGTCATAATTGTAAGTGGACGAGATAAAAATTCTCTAGGAAAAGGGTTCAAGAAATTAGATGTAAATCTAATAGCGGAACATGGTGTCTGGATCAAGTGTAAAAAAAGCTCGTGGGAAATAATTGAACCTTTGAGAGATGATTGGAAAGAAGAAATACATCCATTACTGGAATTATATGTTGACAGAACGCCTGGCTCTCTTATTGAAGAGAAAGATTATTCTCTTGTTTGGCATTATCGAAAAGCAGATCCTGAACTAGCATCAGTTAGAGCAAGAGAGCTTAGAGATGATTTATTACATTTAACTTCAAATCTTGATGTTGGAGTATTAGAAGGAAGTAAGGTTATAGAAGTCAAGAATTTAAATGCAAACAAAGGACAGGCCGCAGCTCGTTTTATTTCAAAAAAGAAATGGGATTTTATATTAGCTATTGGTGATGATCAAACGGACGAAGATGTATTCGCTGCTCTTCCAGACACAGCTTATTCCATTAAGGTAAGATTAGGTCCTTCGCAAGCCAAATACACAATTGAGTCTCCTGAAGATGTGAGGCATTTATTAAAGGAATTAATATCCTAA
- a CDS encoding ferritin-like domain-containing protein has product MGKSRLITFLNDLVAVELAAVAEYQQHAYLTDDPLMIDLMEDFSMEEMSHIEWCSREVARLGGVPTTVPKKLKPAGKTREELIKRDIDVEAEAMRRLEKYIKIADEEGEERIKKLLQKIYTDEEGHHERLCEILNPPRTVALKIKRFTDIGAGLILMGMFWLYLWLFPHLSSYLSDPRWAHNFAFPIILITIGVAYKAKKLSSSLVAALSAFLIIPTEAGAISGIQSTYVALILLIIMAVLILIEKGRKQELLFSHHRWRNWLKIHFLTLAFLFLLHMPFIYWVSRAFFGEPMEVNLPPEPPWDPMHWGTALFNILIIPFGLFGMAERLRGSFRRKLRVSKLAYWWALMITILGILLLGMSSSAWNIYGLPLAVTIAILLISLWAYKRAPVCEV; this is encoded by the coding sequence ATGGGCAAATCTAGACTTATTACATTTTTAAATGATCTTGTTGCAGTGGAGCTTGCAGCTGTAGCAGAGTACCAACAGCACGCTTACCTAACTGATGATCCTCTGATGATCGATTTAATGGAAGACTTCTCAATGGAAGAGATGTCTCACATTGAATGGTGTTCCAGAGAAGTGGCTCGTCTTGGTGGTGTGCCTACTACAGTTCCTAAAAAATTAAAACCTGCTGGAAAGACCCGTGAAGAACTTATAAAAAGAGATATAGATGTCGAAGCTGAAGCCATGAGGCGTCTTGAGAAATACATCAAGATAGCGGACGAAGAGGGAGAAGAGCGAATAAAGAAACTTTTACAAAAAATATATACAGATGAGGAAGGTCACCATGAAAGGTTGTGTGAGATCCTAAATCCTCCAAGAACTGTTGCCTTAAAAATAAAGAGATTCACTGATATTGGTGCGGGTCTAATCCTCATGGGAATGTTCTGGCTATATTTGTGGCTATTTCCACATTTATCATCTTATCTTTCAGATCCCAGATGGGCACATAACTTCGCTTTCCCTATTATTCTAATTACTATTGGTGTTGCATACAAAGCGAAAAAATTATCCTCAAGTCTTGTAGCTGCACTTTCGGCTTTTTTGATCATTCCAACTGAGGCAGGTGCGATATCTGGAATTCAAAGCACATACGTAGCATTAATATTATTAATAATTATGGCTGTTTTAATTCTAATTGAAAAGGGCAGAAAGCAAGAGCTTCTATTTTCACATCATCGCTGGCGAAATTGGCTCAAAATTCACTTCTTAACCCTTGCTTTTCTATTTCTATTACACATGCCCTTTATCTATTGGGTATCTAGAGCTTTCTTTGGTGAACCTATGGAAGTGAATCTTCCACCCGAACCACCTTGGGATCCTATGCATTGGGGTACTGCATTATTCAATATTCTGATAATTCCATTTGGTCTTTTTGGTATGGCTGAAAGATTGAGAGGATCTTTTAGAAGAAAATTGAGGGTTTCAAAACTCGCTTACTGGTGGGCTTTAATGATCACTATCCTAGGCATTCTATTACTTGGTATGTCATCAAGTGCTTGGAACATATACGGATTGCCACTTGCTGTAACAATTGCAATTCTATTGATCTCTCTATGGGCATATAAGCGAGCGCCGGTCTGTGAAGTGTAG
- a CDS encoding CoA-binding protein — MSSEAIRSIFEPNSIAIVGASRNREKVGYLILENLLKSGFKGKLYPINPKVDEILGLRTYPSIGDVIEDIDLVVIAIPATIVPNILKECGKKGIKSAIVISGGFRETGKEGEELEKSIIKIINQTGIRLVGPNCIGVDNPYIGMSMWIGVKKKGPISIVSQSGLVGTAFQCWAEKEGIGISKCISLGNQVDVNEIDISRYFEEDPNTKTIVMYLEGTHNGRKFMRVASEVSKKKPIIALKGGRTEKGIRAARSHTRSLSGKSEIFETAIKQSGILSANTLEELYIYAKALSFLPLPKGRKVLIITSSGGAGIMAADTVDRLNLELPAISENVEKRLRQKLPSYCVFDNPFDVTTTRVESFQLVMQENLEDENIDAFLPIFADPLPRAAEAVKSITEKTDKPIVVCYVGGGKIEDIEKEKMHKTGIPVFSTPEKAVTALYALVRYHELQSAH, encoded by the coding sequence TTGAGTTCTGAAGCTATAAGATCGATTTTTGAGCCAAATTCAATTGCAATAGTTGGAGCATCAAGAAACCGAGAAAAAGTTGGCTATTTAATTCTTGAAAATTTACTTAAGAGTGGTTTTAAAGGTAAACTATATCCGATTAACCCAAAAGTCGATGAAATTCTAGGTCTAAGGACATACCCCTCAATCGGGGATGTGATAGAAGATATTGATCTTGTGGTCATTGCTATACCAGCAACAATTGTACCAAATATATTAAAGGAATGCGGAAAGAAAGGGATTAAATCTGCCATTGTAATTTCAGGGGGTTTTCGTGAAACAGGAAAAGAAGGAGAAGAACTAGAGAAATCAATAATTAAAATCATAAATCAAACAGGAATCCGTTTAGTCGGTCCTAACTGCATTGGTGTAGACAATCCCTATATCGGTATGTCAATGTGGATCGGTGTCAAAAAGAAAGGGCCAATATCAATAGTATCTCAGAGTGGTCTCGTGGGAACCGCTTTCCAATGCTGGGCAGAAAAGGAAGGTATCGGAATTAGCAAATGTATATCACTAGGAAACCAAGTTGACGTTAATGAAATTGACATCTCAAGATATTTTGAAGAAGACCCCAACACAAAAACCATCGTAATGTATCTTGAGGGCACTCATAATGGAAGGAAATTCATGAGAGTGGCTTCGGAAGTATCAAAAAAGAAACCCATCATAGCTTTAAAAGGAGGTCGAACTGAAAAAGGCATCAGGGCAGCAAGATCTCACACGAGATCCCTCTCTGGAAAAAGTGAGATCTTCGAGACAGCAATAAAGCAATCCGGTATTCTTAGTGCAAATACCCTCGAGGAACTCTATATCTATGCAAAAGCGCTATCATTTTTACCTTTACCTAAAGGTCGAAAAGTACTCATCATAACATCATCCGGAGGCGCGGGAATTATGGCTGCCGATACAGTTGATAGACTTAATTTAGAACTACCTGCCATCTCAGAGAATGTTGAAAAACGTCTTCGACAAAAATTACCTAGCTACTGTGTATTTGACAATCCATTCGATGTGACCACTACCAGAGTAGAATCATTTCAGCTAGTGATGCAGGAAAATCTTGAAGATGAAAATATTGATGCGTTTCTACCTATCTTTGCGGATCCTCTCCCCCGTGCAGCTGAAGCTGTAAAAAGCATTACAGAAAAAACTGACAAACCAATTGTAGTTTGTTATGTTGGTGGTGGTAAAATCGAAGACATCGAAAAAGAAAAGATGCATAAAACAGGGATTCCTGTATTTTCAACCCCTGAAAAAGCCGTAACCGCTTTGTATGCATTAGTAAGATATCATGAACTTCAAAGCGCGCACTAA
- a CDS encoding methyltransferase domain-containing protein — translation MNIEKGKKLDFTISDVNEVYDGPVGILWEMLMGEQIHVGGEKETDILAEKAQITKEKTVLDVCSALGGPARHLTKKYGCKITGLDATTTMTNEAIKRTEKAGLADLINYKLGNALDMPFKANSFDIVWGQDAWCYITDKDRLISEAHRVIKPNGIIAFTDWLQVGNMTDKEWDDLNSFMAFPYMETLDGYEQILKKTGFEVIEKEDLSEDFAKHCHIYQDMLRTELKDGILQKYGEDMFKIADGGLNLWVKAADEGKVGRGRLIGKKL, via the coding sequence TTGAATATTGAAAAGGGTAAAAAACTTGATTTTACAATCTCTGATGTTAACGAGGTCTATGACGGTCCTGTTGGAATTCTTTGGGAAATGTTGATGGGAGAACAGATCCATGTAGGTGGAGAGAAAGAAACCGATATTCTTGCTGAAAAGGCACAAATAACTAAAGAAAAGACTGTTTTAGATGTCTGTAGTGCTTTAGGAGGTCCAGCTAGACATTTAACAAAAAAATACGGCTGTAAAATCACAGGATTAGATGCAACAACAACTATGACAAATGAAGCTATTAAAAGAACAGAAAAGGCGGGTTTAGCTGATCTTATTAATTATAAGTTAGGTAATGCCTTGGATATGCCATTTAAGGCAAACTCGTTTGATATAGTCTGGGGTCAAGATGCTTGGTGCTACATAACCGATAAGGACAGACTGATAAGCGAAGCCCATAGAGTTATTAAACCCAATGGAATCATCGCCTTCACAGACTGGCTCCAAGTAGGTAACATGACGGATAAAGAATGGGATGATCTTAATAGTTTCATGGCATTCCCATACATGGAAACCTTAGATGGATATGAACAAATATTGAAGAAAACCGGATTTGAAGTCATTGAGAAAGAGGACTTGAGTGAAGATTTCGCCAAACATTGCCACATTTACCAAGATATGCTTAGAACCGAATTAAAAGATGGGATATTACAAAAATATGGGGAAGATATGTTCAAGATTGCTGATGGTGGATTAAATCTTTGGGTAAAAGCAGCTGACGAGGGAAAAGTTGGACGTGGAAGGTTAATAGGCAAAAAATTATAA
- a CDS encoding FAD-dependent oxidoreductase → MPVFEAELLETIPRTDNISSFRFSNPVNLQFEAGQYFIITIKEGDNTLVHHFSFSNSPTEVGYLEFTTRLRDSEFKNALKRLKKGDTVKLNGPFGEFLLKADAEKISMVSGGIGITPFRSMIKYCTDNHLKTKITLLYGNRSEADIAFKDELDIMQKDNSNLKVVHTLSEADEGWSGYKGHIDESMIKKEIPDYADNIFYCSGPPGMVKAMGDLILNVGVNKDNIIKENFSGY, encoded by the coding sequence ATGCCGGTTTTTGAAGCAGAATTATTGGAAACCATTCCTAGAACAGATAACATCTCAAGTTTCAGATTTAGCAACCCAGTAAATCTTCAATTTGAAGCAGGTCAATATTTTATAATTACAATTAAAGAAGGAGATAATACGCTAGTTCATCATTTCTCATTTTCCAACAGCCCAACTGAGGTGGGCTATCTGGAATTCACAACTAGATTAAGGGATTCTGAATTCAAAAATGCATTAAAAAGATTGAAAAAAGGCGATACTGTTAAATTGAATGGTCCATTTGGTGAATTTTTACTTAAGGCTGATGCGGAAAAGATCAGTATGGTTTCTGGAGGCATTGGGATAACCCCCTTTAGAAGCATGATCAAATATTGCACAGATAATCATCTTAAAACAAAAATCACACTCCTGTATGGCAATCGTTCAGAGGCAGATATCGCATTCAAAGACGAACTTGATATTATGCAGAAAGACAATTCAAATTTAAAGGTAGTTCATACTCTATCAGAAGCTGATGAAGGTTGGAGTGGGTATAAAGGTCATATTGATGAATCAATGATAAAAAAAGAGATTCCAGATTATGCTGACAATATTTTTTATTGTAGTGGACCTCCAGGTATGGTCAAAGCTATGGGAGATCTTATCCTCAACGTAGGTGTCAACAAAGATAATATAATAAAAGAAAATTTCTCTGGTTATTAA
- a CDS encoding rubrerythrin family protein — translation MKTDDNLKAAFAGESQANRKYTAFAIKAEQEGFSQVAKLFKAAADAETVHALNHLRTLKEVGSTIENLKVAKEGETHEFKEMYPDFIKNAEEENRADAKLTFSYANKVEEVHAQLYQEATEAVESGKDLPDSDLFVCQTCGYTAKEAPDVCPVCSSPKERFKKI, via the coding sequence ATGAAAACAGATGATAATCTTAAAGCTGCTTTTGCAGGAGAGTCGCAAGCTAATAGAAAGTATACAGCTTTTGCCATAAAGGCAGAGCAAGAAGGATTTTCTCAGGTTGCAAAGCTGTTCAAAGCTGCAGCTGATGCAGAGACTGTGCACGCACTTAATCATTTAAGGACCTTAAAGGAAGTCGGATCTACTATTGAAAATCTTAAAGTGGCTAAAGAGGGGGAAACGCATGAGTTCAAGGAAATGTATCCAGATTTTATTAAAAATGCGGAAGAAGAGAATCGTGCTGATGCTAAATTAACATTTAGTTATGCGAACAAAGTTGAAGAAGTGCATGCACAATTATATCAAGAAGCTACAGAAGCTGTTGAGTCGGGTAAAGATTTGCCTGATTCTGATTTATTCGTATGTCAGACTTGTGGTTACACGGCAAAAGAAGCCCCAGACGTATGCCCAGTATGCAGCTCACCTAAAGAACGGTTCAAGAAAATCTAA
- a CDS encoding radical SAM protein encodes MNEDTVFTFGGFHPDFAEEIEYFRKCKVYSLQIEANLACPQGCLYCYASSTDKPMKELPAEDIIKVIDSAAKMDIRMIDWLGGDPLLRSDWYELMSYAKSKNLKNTVWTSGIPLENIEVAKKAVEVTEGGFISVHLDSLDEGIYRKLHTGDPKRKIASILKGVDNVQSLGKNPDQMINCITFTKLVSEDVDRTIKYFYDKKGMRTCLTQMCMEGLAEEHSDWEPTINDVKMACKARDNINYPDSKLSMGSMDTNKFYCGGMICVTVDGEVTPCSVIRKGFGNIKTTPLEYIVEKHKNELLFAHLRDTKNLPGNCSSCEHNSVCWGCRATAYIETGDLFAEDPKCYINPKNK; translated from the coding sequence TTGAATGAAGATACTGTTTTTACCTTCGGTGGTTTCCATCCCGATTTCGCTGAGGAGATAGAGTATTTTAGGAAATGTAAAGTCTATAGTCTGCAAATTGAGGCAAATCTTGCTTGTCCTCAAGGTTGTCTCTACTGTTATGCTTCATCCACTGATAAGCCCATGAAAGAATTACCAGCGGAGGATATCATCAAGGTCATTGATTCCGCTGCAAAGATGGATATCCGGATGATCGACTGGTTGGGTGGTGATCCACTTCTTAGAAGTGATTGGTATGAGCTAATGAGTTACGCAAAGAGCAAGAATTTAAAGAACACCGTCTGGACAAGCGGCATACCTTTAGAGAATATAGAGGTGGCTAAGAAGGCGGTAGAAGTGACGGAGGGCGGTTTCATCTCTGTTCATCTTGATAGCTTAGATGAGGGGATCTATAGAAAACTACATACTGGAGATCCTAAAAGAAAGATAGCGTCTATCTTGAAAGGGGTGGATAATGTACAATCTCTCGGAAAAAATCCAGACCAAATGATCAATTGCATTACCTTTACAAAATTAGTATCAGAAGATGTTGATAGAACGATAAAGTATTTTTATGATAAAAAGGGAATGCGAACCTGCTTAACGCAAATGTGTATGGAAGGCCTGGCTGAAGAACACTCTGATTGGGAACCTACTATTAATGACGTTAAAATGGCTTGCAAGGCTAGAGATAATATAAACTACCCTGACTCAAAACTGTCGATGGGCAGTATGGATACAAACAAATTCTATTGTGGAGGCATGATCTGCGTAACTGTCGATGGAGAAGTTACTCCTTGCTCTGTCATTAGAAAAGGTTTTGGAAATATCAAGACAACTCCACTAGAATATATAGTGGAAAAACACAAGAACGAATTGCTTTTCGCCCATTTGAGAGATACAAAGAACTTGCCAGGGAATTGTAGTAGTTGCGAGCATAATTCAGTTTGTTGGGGTTGTAGAGCAACAGCGTATATTGAGACAGGAGATCTCTTCGCAGAAGATCCCAAATGCTATATAAATCCCAAAAATAAATAA